Proteins found in one Haloferax litoreum genomic segment:
- a CDS encoding calcium/sodium antiporter — MSALATLLSFDTALLVAGIVALYLGAEALVEGASRLAIGLGLRAAIVGVTIVAFATTTPELFVAVLSGLGYSSDLGLGAIVGSNIANIGLVLGISALIQPMGVSTATLRRHVPFMIAAAVTLVALGMDGNLSALDGGILLVILVVFTAFLLYRARSAKADAIGTDEIDIEDEDAVSAQFKDVLYLGAGLLLLFIGSNWLIQGGKGLLEAYGFSTRFIGLTILAFGTSLPELAASVISAVRGESEFSIGNVVGSNIYNVVAVLGILAIMVPVNVPASTISLDFPALLAFTFGVILLMLRNRDVSRLDGGILLGGYLVFFWLILP; from the coding sequence ATGTCGGCACTCGCAACCCTGCTTTCCTTCGATACCGCCCTCTTGGTGGCTGGTATCGTCGCACTCTATCTCGGGGCCGAGGCACTCGTCGAGGGTGCTTCCCGCCTCGCTATCGGTCTGGGTCTCCGGGCAGCAATCGTCGGTGTGACCATCGTCGCGTTCGCGACGACGACGCCAGAACTGTTCGTCGCCGTGTTGAGCGGACTGGGATACAGTTCTGACCTCGGACTGGGCGCAATCGTCGGGTCGAACATCGCCAACATCGGCCTCGTGTTGGGTATCTCCGCGCTCATCCAACCGATGGGTGTCTCGACGGCGACACTCCGCCGTCACGTCCCCTTCATGATTGCTGCAGCGGTGACACTCGTCGCCCTCGGAATGGACGGGAACCTCAGCGCACTCGACGGCGGTATCCTCCTCGTCATCCTCGTGGTGTTCACTGCGTTCTTGCTCTACCGCGCACGCTCCGCGAAGGCCGACGCGATTGGAACCGACGAAATCGACATCGAAGACGAAGATGCGGTATCCGCCCAGTTCAAAGACGTTCTCTACCTCGGTGCTGGTCTGCTTCTCTTGTTCATCGGGTCGAACTGGCTCATCCAGGGAGGGAAGGGACTCCTCGAAGCCTACGGTTTCAGCACGCGCTTCATCGGACTCACCATCCTCGCGTTCGGTACCTCCCTGCCCGAACTCGCGGCGTCGGTCATCAGCGCCGTCCGCGGCGAGTCCGAGTTCAGTATCGGCAACGTCGTCGGGTCGAACATCTACAACGTCGTCGCCGTCCTCGGCATCCTCGCCATCATGGTTCCGGTGAACGTTCCCGCGAGTACGATTTCGCTCGACTTCCCCGCACTCCTCGCGTTCACGTTCGGCGTCATCCTCCTGATGCTCCGCAATCGAGACGTGTCTCGCCTCGACGGCGGGATTCTGCTAGGTGGCTATCTCGTCTTCTTCTGGCTCATCCTCCCCTAA
- a CDS encoding shikimate dehydrogenase: MEVYGLVGNPVGHSLSPPMHEAAYEATGVDARYVTFEPELDAIADAIAGADALGIAGVNVTIPFKQDVLALVDPDPLAERIGAVNTIDFGPDGPVGYNTDAAGVTRSLERHGVEIDGSSAVVVGAGGAGRAAAFALSDSGATVHVANRTAEKATELAAAVPGATGGGLDTLERVGDADILVNATSVGMDAPDETPVPASYLHADLAVLDAVYAPLETRLLREAADVGAVTVDGAWMLLLQGVEAFEIWTGLDAPVDEMNAALRAHLADG, from the coding sequence ATGGAAGTCTACGGCCTCGTCGGCAACCCCGTCGGGCACTCGTTGTCGCCGCCGATGCACGAAGCGGCCTACGAGGCGACGGGGGTCGACGCGCGATACGTCACCTTCGAACCCGAACTGGACGCCATCGCCGACGCCATCGCCGGTGCGGACGCACTCGGTATCGCCGGCGTGAACGTCACGATTCCGTTCAAACAGGACGTACTGGCCCTCGTCGACCCGGACCCACTGGCCGAACGCATCGGTGCGGTCAACACCATCGACTTCGGCCCAGATGGCCCGGTAGGCTACAACACGGACGCCGCCGGCGTCACACGGTCACTCGAACGACACGGCGTAGAAATCGACGGGTCGAGCGCCGTCGTGGTCGGTGCCGGCGGTGCGGGCCGTGCCGCCGCGTTCGCACTCTCCGATAGTGGTGCAACGGTCCACGTCGCCAACAGAACGGCGGAGAAGGCGACTGAACTGGCCGCTGCCGTCCCCGGTGCGACGGGCGGCGGGTTAGACACACTCGAACGGGTCGGAGACGCAGATATCCTCGTCAATGCGACCAGCGTCGGGATGGATGCACCCGATGAGACTCCAGTTCCGGCGTCGTACCTCCACGCAGACCTCGCCGTCCTCGATGCGGTGTACGCACCGCTCGAAACTCGGTTGCTCCGCGAGGCGGCCGACGTGGGCGCGGTTACCGTCGACGGTGCCTGGATGCTCCTCCTCCAAGGTGTCGAAGCGTTCGAGATTTGGACCGGACTCGACGCACCCGTCGACGAGATGAACGCCGCACTCAGGGCACACCTCGCTGACGGCTGA
- a CDS encoding helix-hairpin-helix domain-containing protein: MGLLDSISSFLKSLIGGDSSSTSQSERDESATVTVERDTRAEREEANIETEAAVKEPVEETQEPEPEAGDEAEATIEEAEPEATEEPDAAVVDEGEDADEVAEDAEETAPAEEAEPESVEEDEPAEEAEAKAADETEETDAAEPDAVEADEDEEPEAEESESPSVDTIRGIGPAYAERLSDIGIETVSDLVAADADDVGDAIDVSPKRVQRWIDRASDA; the protein is encoded by the coding sequence ATGGGCTTGCTTGACAGTATCTCGTCCTTCTTGAAATCCCTCATTGGTGGCGACTCCTCGTCCACTTCGCAAAGCGAACGTGACGAATCAGCGACCGTTACGGTCGAACGGGACACGCGCGCCGAGCGCGAGGAAGCGAACATCGAGACGGAAGCAGCGGTGAAAGAACCGGTCGAAGAGACGCAGGAACCCGAACCTGAAGCGGGAGACGAAGCCGAAGCGACCATCGAAGAGGCCGAACCCGAAGCAACGGAAGAACCGGACGCCGCTGTCGTCGACGAAGGTGAAGACGCCGATGAAGTGGCTGAAGACGCTGAGGAAACTGCACCGGCCGAAGAAGCCGAACCAGAGAGCGTCGAAGAGGACGAACCGGCCGAAGAAGCCGAAGCGAAAGCAGCGGACGAAACTGAAGAGACCGACGCAGCAGAGCCAGACGCAGTCGAAGCCGACGAGGACGAAGAGCCTGAGGCCGAAGAGAGTGAATCGCCCTCCGTCGATACGATTCGCGGCATCGGCCCGGCCTACGCAGAACGGCTCTCCGACATCGGTATCGAGACCGTTTCGGACCTCGTCGCCGCCGACGCAGACGACGTCGGCGACGCAATCGACGTGTCTCCGAAGCGGGTCCAACGCTGGATTGACCGCGCGAGCGACGCGTAA